Below is a window of Oryza brachyantha chromosome 10, ObraRS2, whole genome shotgun sequence DNA.
TCATGCAACCCACAGGGCCAACTAGTGACTTAAGCTGTGTTCGAGAAAGAAGGTTCGGAACTTCACTCTCCAACACAAAATAGAGTTAtagattagcacatgattattTAAGTCTTAACTTGGAAAATgggttaatatgatttttaaagtgaCTTTtctacatatttattttgcataaaaTGCACTGTTTTATAATCTAGGAAACGTGtgtgtgaaaaataaagtagaaGTTGGGAAAAGGTGACGCCGAACGCACCCTTAGCCTATTTGCTGGGCAGCTTGATAGAGGCTAGCCGGATGTAGTAGCCTGTttgactaaaaaaaaataatctgatGCTTGTGCAAAGGTGATACCAGCTCTAGTACGCATCTTCTTCACATATGTATTTGTTCATAGAGGAAGTTTTTGAGCTAGCATCCGTCTATCCATTCAAAAATAAGTGACCATTTTGGTTAAAACTTTTATCCCAATATAAGTCATAAGTGACTACTTGGAGACTAAGAAGGAAAGAATTGGATTAAATAGGGGAATACACAATAATTAAAACTAGGGTTGCCTCACTAGCCACTCGTGGTGCCTCATGACCTAGGGCACACCTCTTGTAGGGAAGTCAAACCATTCCGACCCCTCCCCTCAGAGAGCAAGCAAACATCACCCGTTATTGTGATACTCCActaaagaagagagagggggcATTAGGAGATTACCGTGAGGTGAAGGATGGGTCACATTTAATACTGTGCACCCACAGTGTCAGGCACATGCAAGCGCCGGATTGTTTGTCCCAcgaaacaataataaaagtgATGAAAAGATTTTTGTCATTCCTTGagcaaacatgaaaaataggggCGCCTCTGTTTGGTCACATCAaatccatcatcatcatcatcctcgCTCATGATGGCTTATAAATGGCGATAGGTCGGTTAAACGACTACCTGCTGTCCTTCATCACCGACCCGGTGGGACCACTGGTGAAAGATTCGATAGTATCACTAGGAACCCACTTACTCCATCTCCGTCTTAAGTATATGGTGTGTGGAGGGTTGATATGCCCCCATAGGCCACCCATAGACTTTCTATGTTGTTAGTCACATCACTCGTCCTGTTGGCAGGGACATAGTATGCTCACTAATGGCTTCCTCATAAGACATGAGAAGTATTTAATAGGCTCCTATAGCCACTCTTTCCAAAGGTCACTTTGTTATTAACTTAACACTATGAAAGGATGACCTAATCCAACGGGAAGGAGGATGGGATCTCGGTGTGGTAAAAAGCCAAGATTGGACACTCCATCCTGAATTCACCCAacttgtatttcaaaaaaaaaaaccatcgaAAGAACACCCGTAGGAGTAAAGTACTACACCTCCACGTGATCCAGACCTATAAAACTgctttatttttgtgatttctCCACACTTTCACTGCACTGCCCACCATATCCAATCTCGTGATTTCTCCCACGCTCCCTAGGCCAAACATAAAAGGGGTCCTTCGATCTCCCGTGCAAGTGGTCGACACTCCGACAATTGCACATCTTTTTATCAACAAAAATGTAAGTAGATGGAGGCAGGGACAAAGCAAGTATATACTACTCCctttgttctatattataagattataagatgtttagaCCTTACCTATATTcatcatgtatatatttttatatgtatccatatttattagcattcatataaatctagtcaagTCCAAAAAgtcatataatatgaaaagaagggtattaaacttgctctaagcgaGTTTTTGATTTGGTCCAACTTACCCATTCTCCTACATCCACTACAAATGCTTTACGCCCGCATATAGGTCatatttatgcatattttttcatgGCGATCGATGACCTGCCACAGTAGCAGAGGTTTTCGATTtccaggtaaaaaaaaaaagagaaaaaaaaaacaacaacagcaGTTCTCAACTTAAATTGGTTTATGAGTTTCAGAAACATGGATCAATCGAAGTTTGTGTGATGGTTGGTACTGGCTATATACCCACCAACTCAACTTGATGCGTCCGTTTATCATATGTCAATAATACATCTCAACAGCATACACCCACCAATTTATATGTACCAGCTTTGCTGAAAATCTGGAACAAACATACGGtggaaaaagacaaaaaaaaaaggcaccaGAGTGGAAAACAGAACAAGAAACATATTACAACCtccaaaatttagaaactataCCACTCTATCTTTGCAATTTTCCTTACACACAAGTGCAACCAAAACAAACGgaagaagaaataaatattCGAGGGAAAGACAGTAAAAACCTCGAGTTaccttattttgttttcttttttggagaATACAAATCACTCGCTATGTATTGTGCTGTGCCAAATAATAGCTGAGTCTGTTGTCTAGAAGAACGAAAATTTGACTCCAGTCCTGGCAGAGAACAGGTTGTACTCCTTTATGTTGGTCTCCTCCCTTGAGCAGGGTTGAGCTTGACCTGCTGGAGTTGATGTTCTCGACGCCATAGATCCTCCACTCGCCTCATCGTCTTTGGATGATGCCTGGGACACCTGGGCAGGAGAGGATATGGGAAGGTTGAAATGGAACAGCGAGAAAGGCGCAGAGGCATCTTGCGGCTTCTTGTCTTCTGAACAGCCGTTCTGAGGACCCACCTGCTTTGATTCAGGAGTAAGGGCAATCTGATGTTGCCTCTCTGGTTTTACGATGACAGGATTCATCACTGCTGGCGCTCCATTTCTGAAGAGCGCAGTTGGTGGCATGGTGTTAAAGCTCACCGGAGTCTTGTGGACTGGCTGTGCAGGTACAAAACCAAACTCAGGACCTGCGTAAGGATGTACATTACTGTACTGCATTGAGAAGTCAACACATTGGTTTCCAGCCATGCCATATCCGACAGGGTTCGTGTAGAAATGTCCAGGTTGAGGGTGGTACGGTAAGTATCCATTTGTTGCAACTGGCATGTGATGATTATGGAAACCCACCAAGGTTGATGGGTATGGTGCTGCATGAACCTTTTGGTGATGTAACGGCTGCTCCTGGAATGGGGTCGCAACAAACCCAAATTGATTAGCATCAGGAGGGTGAATGTTTTGTGGCTGGTATTCTCTGAAACCATTTCCTGCACACATCTCAAGTAATGAACGTGAACCACTCTTGGTTGGCAGATTGCCTGGGCTGCTATTATTCCTTTCTGAAGATCCTTCTGAATCGGAAGTAGATGATGATTCCGGATTCTGAGCACTCAATGAGGTGGTGCTGCTCATGCTACTATCTCTGTCCCCCTCACTTAGACATGAAGAGCTATCTGAACTGGTCATGGTTGGCATCTGACCATCTTTTGCCAGGCAGCAATCTGGCTTGTTCACCACAAGAGGTTCATCATTGCAGGCATCTCGATTATTTTCACCATTTTCACGTGGCTGATCTGTTTTTGATCTGCAAGCTTCTCCAGCTCTATCAGAACAAGCCTCAGCTAGCACTTCACACTCCAGGTTATGATTTTGATTGCTATTGACGATATCTTTTGAAGATACCATTTGATTGGATCCATCAGCACCATCAACTGTTTCAGAAGCATCATTTGAGCTCCCTAAGCTAGCTTTCTTTCTAGCATCCATTGGCTCCCATACTTGTTTTGGAGCCACATTCTTGTTTGATGTACTGCCAACACGGCTTCCTTTTGACACTATGAAGCTATCCAATGGATAGCACCGGCGATACTGCAACCTGGGCTTCTCAACTATTGTTTTCCTGGACATCTTCATCTCCCTACTTGATCTAGCTGTTGAAGAAAAGTACCTATAATCTTCCTGTTGGCCACAACTGCAGGCGTTGTACTCGTACCTTTCTCTTGTTCGGTTATTTGCACCAAATGCAGAGTTACAACCTCTACCAGCATTCCTTGCTCTCTCCCTAGATTGCCAGTGAATATCTCCAATGGCCCCTTGGTCATCTTGGCAATCTTCATACCAAAAACCAGTGCTCTGTTCTTGAAGGGAATCCCTTCTAAATCTGAGTTTCCTCCTTGAGGATGTAGATTGTTCACACATGAAAGTGCCATTGCAATCTGATGGAATAAGTTCCGGTGTTGTACTGCAACGGAACTCGTTCAGTCCATCAGGTTTGCTTGTTAGGGATTGATCAACAGAGGTATCAGGAGAGAATGATTCTGTGACCACAACACTATCTTCGTCATCGCTAGCTGGGTATTCAGAGTGGGAAATGTCTGGTGACTGATCATTAACTGGTATCGCTGAGTAGCTCAGAGGTGATGACAAAGTATCATTTGAAGGTTTTGACTGAACGGGcatcctttctttctccttttctttcaaccgttcttttcttctaagcttcttttctctctcttttgttctcctcctctccctgcgctcttcttcttcacgcttctctttctcctcttcctcaAGAAGCTTGGTCTATAAGACAAGTTAATCGAATTTAGTATACGTCGATTAAGTCAcaaaaatcataacaaaagttactccctctctcctctacaACAAAGTATGTGTAGCTTACCTGTTTTTCCAATGTAATTATCTCTTTGCATGCAACATGAACCCGCTCTTCCAACAGTTTTAATGCAAGGGACACAAATACGCTGTGTGCATTTTGTTGTGCCGTGGCTTCCCTCAAAGCTTTTTCAACCTTCAAACAGAAAACAATATTTGACATGAGATGATGCTGCCGGCTTAAGTTTGATTCTCTTAACAAAAGGAAACATGGATAGCTTGATACTTGTGCTCACTATCCTGACCATTTGAATGTTTGGTACATTGAAGGGCAAGTACCACCTATTGCAATAGTTAAGAATGTGTGTTGCCATGTGAATTAACTGCATTGTTTATTCTAAAGGTACTAATATTACTTATACTGTGATGAATCTGAGGGAAAAATATCCACCTAGACAAAATcactttgaaaaataaaacagaagaATGAATACCATGTCGTATTTCCATTGAACACTGAAACCATAGATCGTATGCTAAAACATCTTAGTACAAAACAGAAGAAATGGATATTGTATATAACGACAGTTCTACTTCGCTTGCAGACCATAACATTCAATAAGTGCTTGCTCTATCTGCAGACAATCATGTGCTTCCTTGGGTTATTAGCAACCATAAATTGCATTGTATACTCTACCTGTTCTTTGAATATAACTGTAGCAGCATCCAAAAGAAACTCTCTCGCAAGTTCAGGACTCTTAGCATGCTTCTGTGGATGAGCACCATCAACATCAGGATCATTTCCATCCCTATCCATAGCATCATCTTCCTGCTCATGTATGTCAACAAATCAGACCATATGAATTGGCAGAACATTATTAAATTCCAACATGGGTTAACAGATGTTCTGTTCATCCTATCTTATCTATACTATTCTAAAAATGAAGgtaatggtggtggcagtgcaTCTGCCATCCACCAACTATAGTGTTTCAAAATAGTCCTATatattggttctatttttatctataaaaaacaAGTTCCAAACAATACTAGCATgcgtataattcatatttctccGTACCAAAGCACAGGTATTTAGCTAGTTCCTTAAGAAAGGAACAACTTACATCCTCTTCCTCAGCTTCTTCAGCATGCTCAAAGAAACTTTCAATGCTTTCTCCCTCAGTAATTGTCACAAACCCATCCCCCACGATCAGCCTGCGATGAACACATGATTGGCCCTTCAAGGCATGTGCCTTCACGCAGAACTGTCTGGAGCTGCCATCTGGACTCGATGCTTTCaaagtaacaaaataatctTCAAActggtcaagatcaaggcctTTCCTGTGGACTTGCCGATTCATTCCTACATTTTCAAATCCCAGTATATCAGATTTTCCTTCATCTGTTCCAATAGCCCACTCAAAACGATTATAGGATCTGTCATGATCCAAGAAAGATTGGCGCCAATCAACTAGAACAGCATCCTCAAACAcctgaaaatattaaaagcCAGAAGTTAACCACCTATAGGTAAACTAGTGTAATGTATCATGCAGTTAAAAATGGGAATGCAAGtccttttaaattttatttgccaTGGTTTTCCCCATGTATGGTTTTACCATCTGAGGGTATGCCAAGaggggaaaaggaaagaaagaacaaCTTTGAGAGTGAATATTGAAAGAAGCTGGAGCATCCTGACCTCACACTGGAAAGCCGTGTCAGCAACACAGAACCAGCTAGTGCAGCGAGGTTCACGACGCAAGCGCTTTAATTCTTTCAGTTCCTTAAATTCACGAATAACATTCCGTCGGCAGTCTCTGCAAAATCTCTTGCTGTCGAACCTGCAAATGTATGTTCATCCACACAGTTAGCTAAAAATTACACACAAAAACTGGCTGTGAGAAGCATAATAAGTATCCTACACATTCTTCCAATCAAGAGTCACAACCATCCAACATATACCAACTGAAATGAAGTCACTCAGAACATAGAAgaccaaaatttacacaaattCCAGATAATGAAGAACACATCAAAACTTAGTTCATCACAATAAGCATCTTACACATTCTTTCAATCACGAATTACAACCATCCAACATATACCAACTGAAATGAAGTCACTCGGAACATAGAAGACCAAAAGTTTACGTAAATTCCAGATAATGAAGAGCACATCAAAATGTAGTCATCCTCACAACACAACTTTGGCCATTGCTAGTAAACAGTAActattcaaataagacaaggaaaaaaaatcctgttTGAATCACAGTAAAATATCAAGAAACATTCAATGGTGCCTGCTGATAGGTGCCTTTTTATAAGATGACTTCCACCAAAGCAGAGAAAAGACCACACCAAGTAGCACTTACAGGAACCTTAAAAATCCGACCATTTGTAACCAATGGAAATGACTTTGGATTCTTGCAGGGTGCCGATGCATTCTTGCTTAATAAATAAGTAGAACCAGTCCAAAAAATTTAGACTAATAATATTCCACTATCCCCCATACATTTTTAAACTCAAAAGGCATACCCATCACATATCAAGGTGCAAATCAATAACCAATCTGACAAAAATACTCTGgccctgtttggggagctggACATTGTAAGAAGCAGCTGGTGAGAATCTAGAATAGCTAGGTTTTCCAGCTTTTGacttttagttcattttctggaTTCTATAGCTACTGATTGTTAGAATCTACATAATTTGggtgggagggggggggggggggtggggggtggAGCTGGAGATTCTATGAGAAGCTGCAACTACCAAGAACTCCCAATACAGGATCTCCCTCTGTTCACATATGTAGGagacattttattttgatatgaaggAGGGGTTTTTACACAGGAATAAATTGACCATAACACATTAGGTCTAAGCACTATAtccaatgcatgcatgtaggaAGCTGGATGTTGATTGGTGTACGGAGGGAACAGTACACCTGTTTTATACTGGAATGTGATATGGCCTACATTTGTGAGAAACACCATTAGAAAAATACACCACATAATTGTGAATGGAGGGGGTAAAAGACAATTTCATCGCAATTGATGAATGCATACTTCCATTAGCACTTGGCAGTAGCTGGTTCCTTGATGGGGAAAGCAAATAAAGTGTTTGGGCTGTCACAAACTTAGTCTAGCTAGATAGATTTGTTCAAGTTTAACTGTGCATAAATTTCATCATTTGAACTTGTATCAAAGAAACAGTACCCAGTCGCTCTCACCTATGCATAAGTCTTTCGATGAAATCTTCCTCCTTCATCCGTAGAAGAGATGATCTAGTTTCTTCACCCAGGTCAAACCAGAAACCCACCAGAGCATCACAAGAAAGGCGTGCAGTGTGCAAAGCACATGTGTCTCGTATTCCATGACCCCTACCATAATTAGCTATTACTGGGCTAATccatcctcttcctcctccaccacatGCATCAGGATAAAGCATTTCCCGTTCACGCTCCCTAGCTCGTGCATTGTCAAATACCTATTTAAAATAGCACTAAATTAATTGGAAAAATTCAGAATGATTTAATTACTCACCCTAATCAAGAACCATGTGAATGTTCTCTTAAATGAACAAGCATGGTCTAGAGAAAACTGCAGGTGAAGTTTGTTGAATAAGTTGCTGAACTAACAACCAAAGAACAAATACATAAATGCCTTTCTAAAAAAGTACAAATCCACAAGTTATTCAGGCTTACATTCTGGAGAACATGAAGGGATTTTGCATTTATGAAGCAGTCAAGAAGAGTCAAGATGCCTTCTCTTGTTGTTGAAAGCCCCCCCCAGTTATGAACTGATAGGTCCTGAACATTATCTATTTCACATGAGCCCTCTTGATGCAGTGACTTCCCACGCATGACTATTTGTGTAAAACATTCTAAAAGCAGCCCATTGCACCTTGAACAGTACAAATTCTTTCTAGCATGCTCAATGAGGGTCTGTTTATCGATTCTGAGGAGCTCATGCCGTGCCTGAGGCGATAAGGCACTCCAGAACTGGAAAATCACATCAACAAATGGTCAGTTCTATtagtaaattataaatttaaaaatgcaaTTACTtcaataacaaatttaaaacaCACAACAAGTAGCCATCAGCTACACATGACATAGATCAAAATCAATGTTGTTAAGGCAATAAGGTGAGGCAATGTCACAAAATTTTGTAGTGCATACATCGTTGCTGCCAATTCTTGTCTCATGTGCCACAGAAGCACCGAAGAGAAGTGGCACACATGCGGCCAGACTGATAGAAAACCTAGGGGAAGTGGTGTGCACGTGCAAGCAGCAGAACAGAGCCACATGGCAAACAAAGCAGCAGAACTGAGCCACATGGACATCAGGTGCAAGCAGCACAGCTGGACCACACGGCCAATAAGGCATACAAGCAGCAAAGTGGAGCCACGTAAAAAGCAGATAAGAGCACACAGTGATTTCCCATGCGTGTGCATTCGATTTCCCCTGTTCGTACAGGAGTTTGACCGTGGCCCTGTTGATTTCATGTGATTTGTTACAGGAGCCGGATGCTTCACGCACGACAGACAAGCTGGATGTGACGCCCTGATGCCCAGGTGACACTTCACAAAACagggtcaaaattttaatatagatatagacTACCAAATTGTTACATTTctagcaaataaaaaaaacaaagcaggTGGTGGGTctgcaaattttagattattttataaGATTGCTTATAAAGAGCATTCATGGCAAAGAGAGACAAGTTCAGAATTGTGGTTAATCTCCTCATTTTTCCATAGAACGATAGGAAGTGAGTTGCAAGGTAAATTCCTTTTTCATCAACTCATAATGACCTCATATGTATGAACCATAATGAACACATATAAAGATGGCAAGGAATTAGGAATAAAGAAGGTCAATTTTGCTCCTACCACCAGCCTATGTCTTATCCACTCTTAGTACTATTGAGGCTATGCTAACTTAATCTACAGCACGGTAAATTGAAATGGATGGTAGGAAAGTTTTCATCATTTGAAACATAAAGAATTAAGGTTCATTATTGTAGAACACAACTTACCAATTGCTACTTCAATAGAAGATTACAATGATCTAGTGCATAAGATCCAACCAAAGCAGTTAGAGACCGCTGAGTTTTTTTCAGGAAAGAAAGATAAATTTCTACGTTGTTATGATATGTTGGTGTCCTAGAGGATAGATGAACAAAGAACAAGCTCCAACACTAATTTAAggtgaagcaaaaaaaaaaaaatggaacctACCCCTTACATTATAAAGTATAAGCATTACTGAGATATCGGGAGAATAGTTTGGACAACCTTATCTTAATACTCCATATACTTTGTCATGCATTGAATTGCTGATTTTCTCTTTAAAAGGCAAACCCACAATTATAGGGGAATTAATCATCGCATTTAATGCTCTAGTTAAATATCAATTGCCAAGTGCAGAATAATAGAACGAAGCCATATGGGCAGAACTCCAGACACGCATAGCACAAATCAGTGCACTACTTTGGGTTCAGTTGTACTGTCTAGTCATGATGATAGCTTATAATGAGGACATTTCAGCACAGGGAAATCCTATCCAATGCAGAGGGCGATCAAGGAAGGAAAAACTACACACCTACAATCCTATCCCAGGTGAAAATTTTGAGTAGTAATCAGAAGCACAAGGCAGGGACAACACATAAACCCCTAGCCCTAGGTCCGGACAATGCAGAGATGGACCCAAGAGAACCTGTGCTGGTAACATTCCATGATCGGCAGCCGGCCATACTTTAGTCTTGAGAATTGAGGTTGTCCTGGCAGGTCCAGTGAGCTAGCTGAGCAGCAACAGAGGTAACAGCGCCAATTTTCCAAAGAGGACAAGAAACTAATCGAATCGAATTGTTCAGTTAGCAGGTGGCGTGAACATTGTGTGCATATGAGAGCAATGAAGCATAGCCGGTTTGGCGTGGCGAATAAAACTAGTAAAGAGTGGCATGGGGGAGCTCTTGCAGGTGCAGGGCGGTGAGATTGTAGCAGCAATCGAATCCAGTAAGCAAGATGGGAAGCGTGGCGGTGGCATAATCATCATCCGGCAGCAATCGAATCCAATACTAGTACTCTAACTCTACCTCTACCTAGGAGTAGGAGGGAAGAGGAAGTCCGGTGGGAGGGCAGATCCGAGATCCGATCGAGGGTCCGTCCAGCTAGGTAgcagggagggagaggggggtACCTTGTCGAGGCGGTCGAAGGTGAtgtcgtcgcggcggcgcgaccagatcgcggaggaggaggatggcggcggcgcctccgcaAGCATGGGCGGCATGTCGCGGGGCGTCAGGCCATAGGTCGGGATCTGACGGCggcgcctcccctccctctaTCAGATAGACTGTGTATTGCTCTCTTCTTTCCTCTTCTCTCCGaaatgcccccccccccctcccctatttattccttttccttttcctcttctttatatatattttatattatttataaagcaaataaatatataatgaaaGCATCGAGAGACGACTACTCGACGGGAGGGACGGCTTTGGATTTTTGGGAGGGAAAGACAAACCAAatttcatttccttttttcatGTTTCCTGCTTATgtcttgtttttctctctttttctttctttttttcattatacGTCTGTGTGTATgcaaaaactatttttcttttttattttaaaagaataacCTTATCACGGCGGTGCTGCCATATCGAGGAGACAACAGAGGATcagacaaacaaaaaaaacatctgaGCCCTTAGAAAATCAACTCTATCGGTTTAGCTTCGCTATTCTTCACATTAAATGACTATTATTCTCAAATCTAACAACATTTCCAAGAGCATGTCTAAAATTTCTCTTTCTAAATCTCAATTTAGCATTTATGTGAAAGATATTCCATCTTTAAATTGATGTACACTCTAACGTATAAAGGTCAGTTACCactattcaaatttcaaattttagaaactccATATTCACTCCATATATTTCTCCAAAACTGTGGATCAATCCCTGTTGGATCCACATATAGCCATTCCGCTCGATAGGAGGGAGACTAGCCagattagagcatctccaatagaCAGCCTAAATCGGACTCTCCAAATACTTATTTGGCCACTCTCAATTTTATTTAGCCActcaaattcgttttttactcCAACAACCTCTCCATCCACCGTCTCTATTTTAGGTCCATGACAgctgggtcccacatgtcatcctctCCCGCTCTTtcaatctctttctctccccctttctttttctctttctttctctttctatcTCTCTAGCACATGCGACAGAGACATGCGGTGGTGGAGTGGGGACGTCGccggggcgacggcggctggcgtcGGAGTGGCGTGGGGAAGGCCGCAGAGTGGCTTCGGGCGGCTGGGGAAGCCGCCGAGCACGGACAGCGGGGGCGTCAACGGCAGCTGGCGCGGGGGAGGCAGCAGCTAGCGGCGGCATAGAAGTTGACTGGCGAGGGGAGCGGCGGTGGGGTGGTCGGACCTGGACAGCGACGGCGGTGTCCTTGCCGGACGGTGACGGGGCGAGGGGGCTCGCAAGACGGAGGCGTGGGGAGGCTGGCCGGATGGCGCCGAGGGGGGGTGGCCGGCCGgatggcggcgggggaggTAGATCCGAGCGCCGCCTGTGGCCTTGCGTCATTGCGGGCGTCGCTGGGATAAGGAGAGGAGGGATGCCGCTCGCCTGGGGTCgctgggaggaggagagagggagagttAGACCGTGGGCTCCACGCGTGGGGCCCATAGATAGCAAGTCAGTTTGGCTGGCTAAATTTGGCCAGTTTAGGGGCTGGTTTGGCCAGCCGGATGGCTTGGCCATCCAGTTAACCAGTCTGTTAGATGActcttttttatcaaaatgaccaaattttggcttggagAGTGAGATGGGGCatctcttagagatgctcttacaTGATTGAGATGACAAGTTTAGCCATCAAGATAAACTTACATAGATCGATAGTTCTATCAGATCAGATAGTGTAttgctctcttcttcttctctccgAAATGCCCCTTatttattccttttctttttttctttttttatatattttatatagtactataatatgttatttatatattaaagaaaaaatataactaaagGATCGAGAGACGACTACTGGACGAGAGGGATGGGTTTGGATTTTTGGGAGGGACAAACCCTatttcatttccttttttcatGTTTCCTTCTCAtgtcttgtttttctctttctttcttttatctttttccaTTATACGTTGTACGTGTATGCAAAGGCCAttcctctttttattttaatgaagTAACCTTTTCATGTCCATGCTGCGATATCCAGGACAAACCGAGTGATTAAGTGGTGGTGGAAGATACATATGACTAAAATTCTAAAAGTATAAATCACTTGAGGCGGGGTTGACGAGGAGAAACAGGGGGAATCATAGAGTCATGCTTGCACTACgaacaaggaaaaaaatcaactcactttattccaaaatatgatatatgtatttataaattatttagcatACATTAAGGTTAAGGATAAAAGACTTTGGTACCCCTCAATGAATATGGAATGAGTGGGGGGAGGGTTGGGTAGGTGAGGGTAAGAtggaaagaaatttaaatgggAAATGATTAATGTGACAAGCAATACTGTgaataatgttaaaaatatttagattgtACAATAGGATTTGGATCCtacaaatacttatattttgaaacaaataggCTCAAACCTGATGTGACCACGACTACCACGGATACCACCATTGCTCACATCAAGATCCTGATGATCAAGTGCTGGAATCCGATTCGGCCACATGCTACATTGCTAAGTTCAAACGGCCACCAAATCTTCATACGAGCTCAGTTTTTGGCCCAtgagtacttgatggaaaggTTTCGGAGTTCTCTTTCTAACGGATCCAGCCTCGTTGTCAAATTCCACCCGAGTCAACAGGAATCACGAAAATAATACACCATGTCACCAATAATGGGTCTCAGGGCTTATAACTTCGTCTGGGACCCTGGCCCAAGAGGGGCCCAAGGGGGGCTGCGTCCCAACCATGGGGAGGATGCTCCTAAGGCCTCCTCCACCCCTATAAATAGCTAGGTACCCCTTCAGGGTTCCTCGGGGGTTTTGTTAGATTAAAGTTTAGTGCTTGTACATGTGTGTGTTGGCGCAACCACTCGGATACTTGTTCTTCGGAACCTCACCTTATTATTTATGTTCAATTCCTATTTACAATATCAGattgcttttatcttgttcttgcttgtttcttcGATTTGCTCGCAGAAATAAGG
It encodes the following:
- the LOC102707710 gene encoding uncharacterized protein LOC102707710 isoform X3; translation: MLYPDACGGGGRGWISPVIANYGRGHGIRDTCALHTARLSCDALVGFWFDLGEETRSSLLRMKEEDFIERLMHRFDSKRFCRDCRRNVIREFKELKELKRLRREPRCTSWFCVADTAFQCEVFEDAVLVDWRQSFLDHDRSYNRFEWAIGTDEGKSDILGFENVGMNRQVHRKGLDLDQFEDYFVTLKASSPDGSSRQFCVKAHALKGQSCVHRRLIVGDGFVTITEGESIESFFEHAEEAEEEDEDDAMDRDGNDPDVDGAHPQKHAKSPELAREFLLDAATVIFKEQVEKALREATAQQNAHSVFVSLALKLLEERVHVACKEIITLEKQTKLLEEEEKEKREEEERRERRRTKEREKKLRRKERLKEKEKERMPVQSKPSNDTLSSPLSYSAIPVNDQSPDISHSEYPASDDEDSVVVTESFSPDTSVDQSLTSKPDGLNEFRCSTTPELIPSDCNGTFMCEQSTSSRRKLRFRRDSLQEQSTGFWYEDCQDDQGAIGDIHWQSRERARNAGRGCNSAFGANNRTRERYEYNACSCGQQEDYRYFSSTARSSREMKMSRKTIVEKPRLQYRRCYPLDSFIVSKGSRVGSTSNKNVAPKQVWEPMDARKKASLGSSNDASETVDGADGSNQMVSSKDIVNSNQNHNLECEVLAEACSDRAGEACRSKTDQPRENGENNRDACNDEPLVVNKPDCCLAKDGQMPTMTSSDSSSCLSEGDRDSSMSSTTSLSAQNPESSSTSDSEGSSERNNSSPGNLPTKSGSRSLLEMCAGNGFREYQPQNIHPPDANQFGFVATPFQEQPLHHQKVHAAPYPSTLVGFHNHHMPVATNGYLPYHPQPGHFYTNPVGYGMAGNQCVDFSMQYSNVHPYAGPEFGFVPAQPVHKTPVSFNTMPPTALFRNGAPAVMNPVIVKPERQHQIALTPESKQVGPQNGCSEDKKPQDASAPFSLFHFNLPISSPAQVSQASSKDDEASGGSMASRTSTPAGQAQPCSREETNIKEYNLFSARTGVKFSFF
- the LOC102707710 gene encoding uncharacterized protein LOC102707710 isoform X2 encodes the protein MPPMLAEAPPPSSSSAIWSRRRDDITFDRLDKFWSALSPQARHELLRIDKQTLIEHARKNLYCSRCNGLLLECFTQIVMRGKSLHQEGSCEIDNVQDLSVHNWGGLSTTREGILTLLDCFINAKSLHVLQNVFDNARAREREREMLYPDACGGGGRGWISPVIANYGRGHGIRDTCALHTARLSCDALVGFWFDLGEETRSSLLRMKEEDFIERLMHRFDSKRFCRDCRRNVIREFKELKELKRLRREPRCTSWFCVADTAFQCEVFEDAVLVDWRQSFLDHDRSYNRFEWAIGTDEGKSDILGFENVGMNRQVHRKGLDLDQFEDYFVTLKASSPDGSSRQFCVKAHALKGQSCVHRRLIVGDGFVTITEGESIESFFEHAEEAEEEDEDDAMDRDGNDPDVDGAHPQKHAKSPELAREFLLDAATVIFKEQVEKALREATAQQNAHSVFVSLALKLLEERVHVACKEIITLEKQTKLLEEEEKEKREEEERRERRRTKEREKKLRRKERLKEKEKERMPVQSKPSNDTLSSPLSYSAIPVNDQSPDISHSEYPASDDEDSVVVTESFSPDTSVDQSLTSKPDGLNEFRCSTTPELIPSDCNGTFMCEQSTSSRRKLRFRRDSLQEQSTGFWYEDCQDDQGAIGDIHWQSRERARNAGRGCNSAFGANNRTRERYEYNACSCGQQEDYRYFSSTARSSREMKMSRKTIVEKPRLQYRRCYPLDSFIVSKGSRVGSTSNKNVAPKQVWEPMDARKKASLGSSNDASETVDGADGSNQMVSSKDIVNSNQNHNLECEVLAEACSDRAGEACRSKTDQPRENGENNRDACNDEPLVVNKPDCCLAKDGQMPTMTSSDSSSCLSEGDRDSSMSSTTSLSAQNPESSSTSDSEGSSERNNSSPGNLPTKSGSRSLLEMCAGNGFREYQPQNIHPPDANQFGFVATPFQEQPLHHQKVHAAPYPSTLVGFHNHHMPVATNGYLPYHPQPGHFYTNPVGYGMAGNQCVDFSMQYSNVHPYAGPEFGFVPAQPVHKTPVSFNTMPPTALFRNGAPAVMNPVIVKPERQHQIALTPESKQVSQASSKDDEASGGSMASRTSTPAGQAQPCSREETNIKEYNLFSARTGVKFSFF